TTCAACAGCCGCTTTTCTCATCTCTTCCCCCTTTTTCCTGTCCTCctcttccttccttttcaaCTCAGCAGTATCTCTCCTAAATGCTAATATATCCTCACAGAGCTGGTTAAGTTCAGTAAACTCCTCCTCTGTGCCTGATCTTTAAGATGAGATAAAAATTTTCTTACAAGCAAAAACAGAAATCCTCGCATGTTGTAAGGTTTAATGACTGTTAATTCCTACATACCTCTTTAAAGCCTTGGCATCCTCCTCCTTGTACCTATCAAGTATTCTGTCCATTCTTTCTCTGCAACCTCGCCCTTTAAGTTCCACTTGTTTTACCTCCGTAGAAAACACCTCAGTAAGTCGCTTGGCTATATCGTCCCACTCTTGTGGTTTCTCAGGCATGTACTGAGCAACCTCTTTGGCTAATGCAAGGTCGTGGCGTGTTTCTGGCCAACGAAAGGGTGCCATACTGTAGAATTAAAAAGGCCTTATCAGATATAAACTCCTCTTGACGTGTCAGAACTCTTCAAAGTGTATTTTGAACAACaagctttattttcttaaCTTTAACCAGCATTTCACACTATAAAACAAATGAGGttgtcaataaaattatctttCAATTCAAATTATGACATGATGAACACTTTCTAACTATTGAATTCTAATGAAGTAACTAAGAACTTCAAAGCAGTAGGCAGGCAAGGGCACTATCAGAAAAAAGACATTCATATATGTTGCTGTTATGTTCACTATTATCTTTCAAGCTACAGCCTATCACAGGAACCTGACAAAAATGCTAAAATATCTTATGTGAAATTACACAGCTAAATATTTTCGCTAAGACACACAAATGGATACGgtacacaaaaataaaaataatgaatagcAATAAAAAGCAAGTGCCTCGGTTCGCCTCAATCTGGCTACAGCCCTGAACTTTTTTTAAGCAGAATTCACTGTTGCTAGTTAATACTGTACACTTTTAGGTCTCCactttggaaaagaaattgtttcttAAGGGGAAATTCCTTGGATAACCTCAGACACCGATCATACACGACAGTTAGATCAAACAATCCCACCGAGAGCAAAATGCCAGGAAAACATGTTTTCACTTGCTGcggccgccatattgaatTTGTGAACAGCAGTAGCgttatttttaattcaacaacAATTACATCGGTGGCCGCTCTTTCGCCCTAATTTTAACTTTAACTTGTAAACAAGAGCTTACTCTAAGTAATTCGTGTCTTCGTACGTGAcatcaatgaaaaaaatgggGCTTAAAACTTTGTCGTAAATGACTTACATGAAAACCTACCTCCTCCCGTTGAAAACATCGGTTATAAACCGCAAACGTCACTTAAGAGCCCAATCACATGATTTCTTCGCGTTCGCCTTTAGGGTTTCGCCGAAAAACCTGGTGCTAAATGTCTCTAATATCTCTGGCATCCTCCTTCAACATTTGTAGCAGCTCCACAAATTCATCGTCTtcattttgctgttgtttcaatattgttttttatttgttttttaaaacaaattttacaattttaagcacattttaaaaatcttgtGCATACCCACCGGGAGAATGCCACCACTTTCTTTCAGACTCTGGTGGAGAACTTCCTTTGGGAGGATAAGTTTCTTAAAGTTGACATATCAAACTTTGCCTATTGTTatggtttgaattttttagaacAATAGCGCTATTGTTGGGTGTCCTCAGGGATTTGATTGTGGGATATTCAAAATGGAGCTCGGCAAGCGTCAAGTGTACGCAAGAAATTTTCGGTTGAGCAAATTTTCACCCAAAGGTAGTATCCTTGGGCATTAATGTATCCTCCAAAGTTGGAGATGACGGACGGCGCACGGGGGAGGAGACAGAACTGTGTCACCGAACCGAAAAGACGCCCCACCATTACAGTCTAGAATTTTCCAAGTCGATTTCTTCTGTTTACACTGACGTGTTGAATTTGGGAATTTTGACAGACAACTTTactaaaagaaagaataaagtCAGCTCGCAGGTTTTTATATTTTGCTTTCTGGTACACTTTGAAGTGTGTTTTTTTACCTCTTCAGTTCTTGCTCTTCACTTTTATTTGTACACGCGGTATCGTAGCGTCTTAACTGATCAACAATTACAAAGAGTCAATTTATTACATTCGAGTTAATAAATTGCCCCCGGTTAAATTGGAGCAAGGAAATAAATGGCTAAAGTGCAAACCAAACGGCAACAGAATTAAGTTCAAAGCGCCCAAAAAGGTGTGATTATATCACCTGTCATTATGTCACACCTTTACCATGACGGGCGGTGAAAAAAGATGCGGCGCACACAACTAAGAAAAGAATGttaataaaaagaagaaagcgtTGACTGAAATGTTTTACGTGTAAGTGTTCTTAGCACTTGAattaatcttaaaaaaaaaacaacaataactgTTACgccacaaaatgtaataatcgccgcaaaatgtaatactaacgcaaaatgtaataaaatgattAACGCGAAATGTAATAACTCAAATTGTAACTATGTTCAACTTAGTCAAAAATTAGCAGCAGGATCGTCACTCTGACCTTTTGGAACCTAAGTTCAGTTATAAACAACCTGTATATTAGGTCTACTGGGTTTATTATGAGTTCTACATATcctcaaattaaaataagaaagatgttcctttgccaaggggttccccattgaggAGTAAAATCGGCAAGCGTTAGACAGAGAAAAATCTATAGGTAGCCTTGTGGGCACctacgggagtgaaagggtaaacatggtgtttttttgctagtccagccagtccaggtAGAGTACTGTTGAAAACGTTGTGGGCAGACAGGCTTTCATAACAGGAGGGTGTTGTGCAAAAATAGTATATTCGTTCACTTAAGAAGAACTCATCAAAGCATAGATTCACGATACTGCTGCTTATTTTTGACTAAGCTGAACATACTTGCAATTCAAGAGTTACTAAAATTTgcgttattacattttgcgctGGAAAGTTATTACAATTCACGTTAATCATTtgattacattttgcgttgatattattacattttgtgttagtatGACATTCTGCGGCGATTATTGCATTTTGCGGCGTAACAATAACAACTGCAACAGATCTGTTGTActggattttttttcactgtttccTTAATAGGTGAATCTTTGTTAGATGTAGTGTTTTCAgttgaacaaagaaaggacTTCTTGAGCTAATTACCGTTTGTTGTTGTGATCAATTCATTAATCAACTAGGCCGCCACTATATAATACGTCCATCTTTATTCATACAGTCACTCTTAAAAACGCATGATTGAGGTATTGTCTATGAAAATGAGTAAGTTCTATGAAGTTTCCAAAGGATTAGATAGACGAACTGATACCGATGGCCGAGTTCAATCTCTCATTCATTGGGCTGGTTACGGCAAAGCCTATGACAGCTGGGTCAATGAAGAAGACACAAATGACCATCTAAAGCAAGCCTTTCGAACACGATTTCAAGGTGAGTTCGATTTAAATTGACGAGAATGGAAATTAAAGTCTAATGATCATCTTCGACATCCCATGATTTACTAATTATACCAAGTTACTAACGTGGAtgtctttaatttttattatagGATCTCCAGGCCTGTTGCAAACACTGGCAGTGCTGATCGCTGGAAAACTGAACATGAAGAAACCACCCGAAACTAGCATCGTAAGACGCATCTCAGTCTCCATGCCGATGGATCATGAAACCTTTCGAGATTTGTTCGGTAGACTTCCTTCTGCGCCACATTATTTGCCAGTTTACGGGAATCTGAAATTCTCTGTGCCCCTCGAAGAGCTGGACAACATTATGCATGCGGGATGGTCAGTCAACACTTTTAAAACCTCAACGACTTGTCATTTTCAGCTCGGCAAGCCTGTTGAGATTGCTCTTTTAGAGAGTAAGAAAGTGTTTTTTGACCATTCATGGTGTTCACGTTGCGAAGGTGGAGACGGAGCTCCTGTCGCTTGCAAAGACGTGGTTCGAAAGGTTGTATACAGATCATACTTTCTGAAAGTTTCATTCTaccgagaaagaaacaaaccagCACAGAGGAAGCCTAGAGAGCAGACAAGATTGACTTGGGCCAAGCCACAAGCTACGAAGTTCCGATCTCGCCTGAACTAAGGCGATTGATCGACAAAACAAAtggctcctttaggagccaccacaaATTACGAAAGCAATGGCCAACTTATTGAGTTACTTCCCCATTCCGTGAGCGCTTTTATAAATATCTTAAATATACAGTTTTGGGCTGTCTATCAGAATAATAAAACTAAGGAAAAGTCCTAGGGGCTGGTCCGAATTCATCATTGACTGCAAACATTTTTTGGTAGAAATTGCGTGGCGGTCTCGTTGAATGGCGCCTAGACAAACGCTTAAAAAATTTCATCGATCGGCCTGTAAGGCTGACCACAGAGAGGGCACGTAAAAAGTTTGCCACTACTTTGCATCAGTGTTCCAAGTATTCGAAGCTGAGTTGTCAAAGAAAACACTTTGGCGTTGCATAAAAAGCAAGCCAGATTCCTTCTTTGGCGTGCCATGATGTTATCACAAGCGTTTGAGCAATTTTCCCGCATTGATCAGTAGGAAATATTTATCAAAGCATGCGTAGTAGtctcaaaaatggccaccaccGTAACCCAACGTTAAGGATTATATAGGGATATGAATTATATGCTATCATCCTCGGATTTGGAAAGGTATGACGCATTGACaaactaaaaattattttccattgATTTTTATTGATGGCTGTGGTAGCATTTATGATGTTAAACCCGTGTggtataaaaataaaaaataaaaaagaaagattagTATGCAAACTGCAGACTACAGAAAGAATAATGAAGAATGGATGAAGACTAAAGCAAACCAATATTTCTTATGTTGTCTGAGGCTATATATAAAATAAGCTatttgttggtcattgctttttcagatttggtggctcctaaaggagccgttttgtttgtttctggtTTTTGTGATCAGCCTTCAGATTCTTCGTGCAGTTGGTAGACCCGCATGCTCCCAATCTGGCTATCAGGAGTTTCTTCACACTCCTCTTCATCTGAGCTTTCCTGACCTGATCTGGCCTTGTACTGGTAAGATcgtcttttcctttttaaattgttgcaTCTGGCAAACAGCattctgttttcttgttttataaCCTATCATGACAATCAAGAAGAAATAAGAAAGAATATTAAGAGAATAACCTGTGTTGGGCAAAACAAAGATATTTTGTCCACATCCCTCAGTCCTGTACTCTTATTACAGAGCACAAGTATTCAGGTCATGGTATGATACTTGCTTACCGGATTATTACCGTAAAGTGAGTGGTGCTTACCTGTGTGGTGTATTTTGAATCCTTGCCCCCTTTCTGGGATCCTCGATGAAAAGCTTGGGATTGCCAGTGGTTTTTTATCTCAACTGGCTGACAGTTAAATTGCATTAAGGTCCCAAACCTTTCCAGGAACTGTGGCACCTGGTAAACAAAGGCTAAAACAAGGCagagataattattattttataagtGACTATGTGACTGAACAATACACTTGAAGTCTTTCACTGACTCCCTGTTGACAAGCTCACATGTATATTGTAAACTTTAAATCAGATTGACCAAATTACACCACTTTCATCCGCTGTTAACTAACGAAAATGATCTATTTTTAACTTACTGTGAATGTATGGTGTGATGTCATCATCAAAATACATTTCAAGAAACAGCTTTCCCCACTTGCGTAcaaatgttttgaattttggGGGCTCAATAACCCCATGATCCTTAAGAACAGGAGCAGGGTATCTACCACCACAAACTCAAAAGGGATGCCTAGCAGTGGTGGCTTTTTGCATCCTTTTCTCTCAGCTGTTGAGTGATGCTTGCAGAACTCTTTGCATTCAAGGAGGCTTCTTTCAATTGGCCATTCATCAACTGAAATACAATATaaagttttaaatttgaaaggaTGCACTGAttataaaaaggaaagaaagaaaaagctagCAGTACCAAATAAAAAGCTTACATTTAATCTGTGTCCTTAATATTGTTCAAAAgtataattatttgcaaaaataatcACAACACTTACTATCGAGGTTGTTGATTTCGTCCTTGGAACTTGCACCGTTTAGGCCATAAACAAGGGCCAGGAATTTCCAATCACTACAGCACAACCTGTAATTATAGTAACAACCAGTCAAATTactttttctctgttttcacCAATACCTAATTTGGCTATCTACAGCTGTATTCCTTTTCAAATGAGCTACTCTAAATGGAATTCAAACTATTTTCATAAGCCACtggaaataaatttgtttttggtcATACTTGTAAATTGTACATACCACTCAACGTCAAAATGCTGACCATCAATTTCGATTCCATCCCTCTTAAGTATTCCTATTTCATCGAAGGTTTGTCCAAGACAATCTTTGACCTCCTGATAGTCCTCTTTCCCTGTGATGAACAGATATGAtactttcaaaataaaataggaCCATTTGAAGTCAAGAAATTAGCCCAGAAATAAAATATGCTTTgattgtattattattaaggaAGAAGtcaaagttttaatttaatttgatattCACTACTGGAAAAAGCATTGCAGTACATTTAGTCTTTGATTAAACCATTACAGTCATTTTACATGCActttaacattattatttactATTCTATATTACTGTATGGTTTACTGTATTTGAACTGGACTGTATATTTCATTACTTATTTACTTTAACAAAAGCCAAAGAAGAATCTTTCTTTACCGTTATACAAGGCCAAGGTGTATTGATACTCAAAAGTCTGCTTCTGCTCTGCCAGAATATTAAATACTGCCATGACAGTTCTTATCCGTTTGCTCGTCCTCCTGCCATCTGCTGCAAACCTGAGTTTTCTCTTTGGGGCATCCTTTTTGATTGCTTCTTTGACTTCAGGAATTGCTAGCAAATATtccaaaacatctttcacGTTTCTTCTGGCCCCATCTGCTTTTTTGGCCTGTTTtaagtacaaaaacaaaaattggacACTCCTTTTGACCTATTAGATTTCATATGTTTCTTATTCAGGTATTTTTCTGTTGGTCCAAGTATTCAGTTTTATACAGGAAACCTGGATTAGTAATCTTGTAAAGTTAGAAGGAGATTGTATCAATATCAAAGTCAAAGTATTGAGCTCAACTGCAGTGATAATTGAGACCGTTGTTAAGTaactttccattgttttttcacattttttgtgttttttttttgaactaatgaaatttgactttttgatTTGCAATAATATAATGTTGTAtattctttttgaaaaacgtGGTTTTTAAAAACCTGAGTGTTTCAATGTCAAAAGTCAAAGTTTTGAGCCCAAATGCAGTTATAATTAAAGCCCAACTAAAATGTATACCTCTGGAATAGTAGTTATGctcttcattttgttttttcctatCTTGCCGCAAAGACGAAAGCGGGGGTACTTGCGCACGAACATGTTCAGGGAGGGCCATTCGGATTTCGTGGTATGCTTCATTGCTCACCAGCCCCTCATCTTTTGCAGCCAGAATACGCTGGACAATTTCATGGGTATATCCGCCATCATCGTCCTGTTCTGGTTGAGGATTCGATGAAAGTGGAATGACCAGCTCTTTTCCGCTAACGTCAAATTTAATCTGCGTATAATATGATGCGACGTTTCAGAGGAGATAATTGATAAACAATTTGAGAAGTTGTAAGTGATCTTGAACGAGCcgtaaaatgataaaataaaatatagtCAGAAGCTACCGAGACGTACCTCACTTGGTTTGAATTCCGCAGGTAATATATTTTCTGTTGCATTTCGAAAGTACTCGCcaatctttttccttttaagcaACCTTGCAGACCTCTCCAACTCCCAGAAGGTTTTTCTGGTCACGTTGAACTTGACCCTGTTTTTCACGGGATCCACTTGCAGACCACTACATGCCACCTCGTCTCGAGAAGCTGGATCTCCTGTCGTAACTGGAACGCTTCGGTTCTAGCGAGTCTTAGTTCCGTTACTTGGGACTGTATGATGCCCTGGTCAATGGATTTCATAGCCTTTAGCTGCTCGATTTCTGTGCGCATCAAACGAATTTGTTGGTCGTAGGACTCAACAATTGGAAGGGAGAGTATGTTGGATAACTTCTCTGCCTCAAAATGTCTCGCACCGCGTTTGTAGAGCACATGCAAAGGCTTTTCTACCttaaactttcaaaacattttcgaCGAGTTGCCAACCAGCTGAGAATGAACTCCCGGTGTGTCAGTGACGTGAAACTAATCTGAATACCTTTTTCTGGAGACACGCTTCTATACTAACTATGAATTAACGTTAGCATTCAAATGCTTAATATAGAACAATGACACTAATCAAGCGGTGCGTATTTCAAAGACAATTGAtaatagttttcttattttactaaaaacaGTCCGCCCTGCTAATAAGCGCAGTTGAAACACGTGAAggatgtttgttttttttcttttcctaatGCTGATTAAGTCGAGGAGTGACTTTTAGATTacaaaaactgttttgctCGCGTGAAAATTCTTGATTTCTAATTTTCAATTAGTCGCGGTACGAGTTTTATAATTGTTTGACTTGTGCCACAATTGCGTAAGGAATTTTAAGTAAGTCGCGGGGAAAGGGTTTTAGAACCTGTTGGGTTCACGCGAAAGGGTGCAAATTTAAATTCTATTGAATGAGTCGCGGAAAATGTGAGCTCAGAATTGTGTGGCCTGAGCGACAAAAGCACGCAAGTAAGTGATTTTAAAAGTAGCGGAATGAGTTTCTGACTGCTTTGTTAGTGCATGAAAAAAGtgagtgaatgaaaattgttgGTTTGCCTAAAAGTGCGCGATTTTTAAATTTCGAAATCGCCTGCAGAttaaatttttacttgtttagTGAGGAATGAGTTTTAGAACCAGTCTGTCACTGGTCGATCTGTAGTGGTTGTTTcgaaatgttttgaaacaagTATTTTGAATCACCCCTCCCTCCAAAAATATGCGCTCAAACAAATCTTCCCCTCTCTGACCCGGTAGGTTGTCATTGTCTCTGACAACAATTCCGCTTACCCCTCCACCAGAGAGAATTGTGTTTGTTGTTTCGCTAATCAacgaaaaaattttaaatctcgTGCTTGGCTGATCATCTAAGCATCGACTCTTTCAAACCTTTGTTTTCCTAACAAAAGAGCCGGATGTCGtcgaacaaaagaaatgacgatAGAAGGAGTGTTGAGCCAGCTTATTGATAAGACAAATTCAAAAGTTTGATATGAAGAAGTCGCTGCCTTGTTTTTTGTGACATGCAATAATATGGCTGGACGAATGTCAGTTGCATGACTTGATTGTTTCTATTTTGAAAAACCAATAATAgctcagagttttgattgacAGTTTGGTGAAGCATGTGGTGCACGTTTTCCTTGTATTATTACAGTAGGTTTTTGGATTCAGTTTTCGTAAAAGGCGGTTAGAATTTCCTTCAATAAAACCATTTAGAAAAGTATGTTTATTGCCGTGGTTTTTCTCCGTTACATTTTTTGGCGACCACGAAGGGACTCAGgttattttacttttcacaTGTAGGAGCAGTTCTGGAAAACTGTTGCAATTTTTACCGTAGTTTCCCACGGGAAGtttattttgttgccattGGCTGTTCAAGATGACCAAAAAGGACAGCACTAGTGTGGAGGATGTTCTGGGACACAAAGAAACCAAGAAAAGCCTCGATGAACAGAAattggaaaaagaaacattgcTTTTGAAGGCGAAAAGAGAGAAGCGACTGCATAAGATCAAACTGACAAAAATTCGTGACCGCATCGCGGTGAAGGATGTTCAACtcatttaaaaagaaattgttcagCTCTGGTCTGTTCTGGAAGGCTTACTGGAAATTTGGGACGAACTATGTATGcctatttgaaaaatgaagatgttaaGAATCAACAGGCAGCGATGAAGAAAGCACAATCCCTTGAATCGGAAATTCAAGCCACCATTGAGAAAGCCCATGAGGCCGTAAAATTACATGTTAAAATTTCTGCCCCGACCGTGAGCGCTTCACATGAAAACCAACTCACGTATTCAAGTGCCCCAAATGTTTCAATTCAGGCTTATCTTCACTTTCTTTACAAGGCCGTCAAAGTGTTGAAGGTGGAGAAGCCGGCGaagaaaattctgaaaattaGCCAGGCGCTGTTTTCGCCAATCATTGTCTAAAACCACTAAAGGTGCCGACCTTCGGTGGAGATAAGACCAAGTTTGGGAGTTTAGTGGACCAGTCCAAAGAACCAGTTAATCTCAAAATGGCAAGGTTGCGGCAATGTTTGTTCGGTAGCGCGTTGGAGTCCATTGGGGGACTCAgggattttaaaaatttgccgACTTAGTTAGGATTACCATGGTGAAACTTCAAGCTGGGGGGTGCAATGGTGAACTAGGCGAAGGGACTTTGCACAGCCTACTAGTCAAGAAACTTGCAGAGGACCAGGTGGAAAAGTACAGTCATTGGGTGCAAGAGCAGACTCGTGAACGATCCATTCAAAGTATGAAAGAGGTGGCTTAAAGAGGAAGTACAGATCCGAGTAGAGGCAGTGAAGATGTTACATGGCCTGGTGGGAAACGAAAACCCAGGCTGTCGGGAAACAGCCAACCAGAAACAATCGCGACGCAAGGGATCTCGAGATTTCCACGTAGATCCAGACTTGTCAGCCCAAGCCAAGGGACCAGCTTTGTGGCAAAACAAACCAAGCCGCAAACCACCCTGTG
The DNA window shown above is from Acropora palmata chromosome 7, jaAcrPala1.3, whole genome shotgun sequence and carries:
- the LOC141885602 gene encoding uncharacterized protein LOC141885602; this translates as MAPFRWPETRHDLALAKEVAQYMPEKPQEWDDIAKRLTEVFSTEVKQVELKGRGCRERMDRILDRYKEEDAKALKRSGTEEEFTELNQLCEDILAFRRDTAELKRKEEEDRKKGEEMRKAAVERLAS